The following proteins are encoded in a genomic region of Streptomyces collinus Tu 365:
- a CDS encoding ABC transporter ATP-binding protein has protein sequence MDEPSAARREPEEGPAPVIATRGLTKRYRGGQLAVDGLDLTVPAGSVFGFLGPNGSGKTTTIRMLMGLIEPTSGTARVLGRPMPRAGRAVLPHVGALIEGPALYGFLSGRDNLLRYDAADPTADPRTRRARAAAALDRVGLTAAAGKKARAYSLGMKQRLGLAAALLRPRRLLVLDEPTNGLDPQGMREIRTLIRELASDGTTVLLSSHLLDEIEQVCTHAAVMTQGRLVTQGAVADLAAGARGRLVVTTPDPGEAARVLKEQGVADVITDGDRVTGEPPERDLAEVTAALVTAGVRVRGLMLERASLEDAFVALTGEGFDVAG, from the coding sequence ATGGACGAACCGTCCGCCGCACGGCGCGAGCCGGAGGAGGGGCCGGCGCCTGTCATCGCCACGCGCGGCCTCACCAAGCGCTACCGGGGCGGACAGCTCGCCGTCGACGGTCTCGACCTGACCGTCCCGGCGGGCAGCGTCTTCGGCTTCCTCGGACCCAACGGCTCCGGCAAGACGACCACCATCCGCATGCTGATGGGCCTGATCGAGCCGACCTCGGGTACGGCCCGGGTCCTGGGCCGCCCCATGCCCAGGGCCGGCCGTGCGGTCCTGCCGCACGTCGGCGCGCTGATCGAGGGCCCGGCCCTGTACGGCTTCCTGTCCGGCCGGGACAACCTGCTGCGCTACGACGCCGCCGACCCGACCGCCGACCCGCGCACCCGGCGCGCGCGGGCCGCGGCCGCCCTGGACCGGGTGGGCCTCACGGCCGCCGCCGGCAAGAAGGCGCGGGCGTACTCGCTCGGCATGAAGCAGCGCCTGGGCCTGGCCGCCGCCCTGCTCCGGCCGCGCCGGCTGCTGGTCCTGGACGAGCCGACCAACGGACTCGACCCGCAGGGCATGCGCGAGATCAGGACCCTGATCAGGGAACTGGCCTCCGACGGCACGACCGTGCTCCTCTCCTCCCACCTCCTCGACGAGATCGAGCAGGTGTGCACGCACGCGGCGGTGATGACCCAGGGCCGCCTGGTCACGCAGGGCGCGGTCGCCGACCTGGCGGCCGGTGCGCGCGGCCGGCTGGTGGTGACCACCCCGGACCCCGGTGAGGCGGCCCGGGTGCTGAAGGAGCAGGGCGTCGCCGATGTGATCACGGACGGCGACCGGGTGACCGGTGAACCGCCCGAGCGTGACCTCGCCGAGGTGACCGCCGCGCTGGTCACGGCGGGCGTCCGGGTGCGCGGTCTGATGCTCGAACGCGCCTCACTGGAGGACGCGTTCGTGGCACTGACGGGGGAGGGTTTCGATGTCGCGGGCTGA
- the rarD gene encoding EamA family transporter RarD codes for MPGTSKGEHRTGLLNGFAAYGMWGLVPLFWPLLKPAGAMEILAHRMVWSLVFVIAALVFVRRWAWAGELLRQPRRLAFVVLAAAVITVNWGVYIWAVNSGHVVEASLGYFINPLVTIAMGVLLLKERLRRAQWAAVAVGFAAVVVLTVGYGHPPWISLCLAFSFATYGLMKKKVALGGVESLAAETAIQFVPALGYLLWLSAHGGSTFTSEGAGHGALLAATGFVTALPLVCFGAAAIRVPLSTLGLLQYLAPVFQFVLGVVYFHESMPLARWAGFALVWLALGLLTADALRSARRTRVVVVSPRAETRPDPAPDPTRVEA; via the coding sequence GTGCCCGGGACGTCCAAGGGTGAGCATCGGACAGGCCTGCTGAACGGTTTCGCCGCGTACGGCATGTGGGGCCTCGTCCCGCTGTTCTGGCCGCTGCTGAAGCCCGCCGGGGCCATGGAGATCCTGGCCCACCGCATGGTGTGGTCCCTCGTCTTCGTCATCGCCGCCCTGGTCTTCGTACGGCGCTGGGCCTGGGCCGGTGAGCTGCTGCGGCAGCCGCGGCGGCTGGCGTTCGTGGTGCTGGCCGCGGCCGTCATCACCGTGAACTGGGGCGTCTACATCTGGGCGGTGAACTCCGGCCACGTGGTCGAGGCGTCGCTCGGGTACTTCATCAACCCGCTGGTGACCATCGCGATGGGCGTGCTGCTGCTCAAGGAGCGGCTGCGGCGCGCGCAGTGGGCGGCGGTCGCGGTGGGCTTCGCCGCCGTCGTCGTGCTGACCGTCGGCTACGGCCATCCGCCGTGGATCTCCCTCTGCCTCGCCTTCTCCTTCGCCACCTACGGGCTGATGAAGAAGAAGGTCGCCCTCGGCGGCGTCGAGTCGCTGGCCGCGGAGACCGCCATCCAGTTCGTGCCCGCGCTCGGCTATCTGCTGTGGCTGTCCGCGCACGGCGGCTCCACCTTCACCTCCGAGGGGGCCGGCCACGGGGCCCTGCTGGCCGCGACCGGCTTCGTCACCGCGCTGCCGCTGGTCTGCTTCGGCGCCGCGGCGATCCGGGTGCCGCTGTCCACGCTGGGGCTGCTGCAGTACCTGGCGCCCGTCTTCCAGTTCGTGCTCGGCGTCGTCTACTTCCACGAGTCGATGCCGCTCGCGCGCTGGGCCGGTTTCGCGCTGGTGTGGCTGGCGCTAGGCCTGCTGACCGCCGACGCGCTGCGCTCCGCGCGCAGGACGAGGGTGGTCGTGGTGTCCCCGCGCGCGGAGACGAGGCCCGACCCGGCCCCTGACCCGACCCGGGTGGAGGCCTGA
- a CDS encoding LolA family protein produces MAPYESDDTTGTAQDDDLRTGRRKAARYVVPVAVVGVAAVTIGLVPALADSGDPDLPKITAQQLIDKIAKSDVQRLSGTVKITTDLGLPNLGGLESSLASGAAGRGGGSSADPKGKLTELVSGTHTLRVAADGPDRQKLSLLESGAEYSLIHDGKDVWGYDSKSNEVYHGTAADAGKEHRAEQPATPKDFADEALKSVDDTTSVTVDGTAHVAGRDAYKLLIKPKQSGTTVGAISIAVDAETGQPLKFTLTPRSGGAAVLDAGFTQVSFDRPAASTFDFTPPKGAKVTEGKAGDKAGHGMFGEFGHGWSSDGKGADGKGAHGKPDLARPGKGFGTGTQGATVLGKGWTSIATFDTGAKGGLPTGSSGGALGGFLGSLGDHVSGKFGKGTVFSTRLVNALITDDGKVYAGAVTKDMLVKAADAGK; encoded by the coding sequence ATGGCACCGTACGAATCCGACGACACGACGGGCACCGCGCAGGACGACGACCTGCGCACGGGGCGCCGCAAGGCCGCCCGGTACGTGGTCCCGGTCGCGGTGGTGGGGGTGGCGGCGGTCACGATCGGGCTCGTCCCGGCGCTCGCCGACTCCGGTGACCCCGACCTGCCGAAGATCACCGCCCAGCAGCTCATCGACAAGATCGCCAAGTCGGACGTGCAGCGGCTGTCCGGCACCGTGAAGATCACCACCGACCTCGGTCTGCCGAACCTCGGCGGCCTGGAGAGCAGCCTGGCGTCCGGCGCGGCCGGGCGCGGCGGCGGTTCCTCCGCCGACCCCAAGGGCAAGCTCACCGAGCTGGTCTCCGGCACGCACACCCTGCGGGTCGCGGCCGACGGCCCGGACCGGCAGAAGCTGTCGCTGCTGGAGAGCGGCGCCGAGTACAGCCTCATCCACGACGGCAAGGACGTCTGGGGCTACGACAGCAAGAGCAACGAGGTCTACCACGGCACCGCCGCCGACGCCGGCAAGGAGCATCGCGCCGAGCAGCCCGCCACGCCGAAGGACTTCGCCGACGAGGCCCTGAAGTCGGTCGACGACACCACGTCCGTGACCGTCGACGGCACCGCGCACGTCGCCGGGCGCGACGCCTACAAGCTGCTGATCAAGCCCAAGCAGTCCGGCACCACCGTCGGCGCGATCAGCATCGCGGTGGACGCCGAGACGGGCCAGCCGCTGAAGTTCACCCTGACCCCGAGGAGCGGCGGCGCCGCCGTGCTCGACGCGGGCTTCACCCAGGTCTCCTTCGACCGGCCGGCCGCCTCCACCTTCGACTTCACCCCGCCCAAGGGCGCGAAGGTCACCGAGGGCAAGGCCGGCGACAAGGCCGGGCACGGGATGTTCGGCGAGTTCGGCCACGGCTGGTCGTCCGACGGCAAGGGCGCGGACGGCAAGGGCGCCCACGGCAAGCCGGATCTCGCGAGGCCCGGCAAGGGCTTCGGCACGGGCACGCAGGGCGCCACCGTCCTCGGCAAGGGCTGGACGTCCATCGCCACCTTCGACACCGGCGCCAAGGGCGGCCTGCCGACCGGCTCCTCCGGCGGCGCCCTCGGCGGCTTCCTGGGCTCGCTCGGCGACCACGTCTCGGGCAAGTTCGGCAAGGGCACGGTCTTCTCCACCCGCCTGGTCAACGCCCTGATCACCGACGACGGCAAGGTATACGCCGGAGCGGTCACCAAGGACATGCTGGTGAAGGCGGCCGACGCGGGGAAGTGA
- a CDS encoding winged helix-turn-helix transcriptional regulator produces the protein MAVSEKVLESEAMCPHRLVLEHVTSRWGVLVLIELLERPYRFSELRRAISRWGGRGVSEKMLTQTLQTLERDGLVHRDAKPVIPPRVDYSLTGLGREAAQQVRSLARWTHERLAQVEQARQAYDEAREATPRAS, from the coding sequence ATGGCGGTAAGCGAGAAGGTCCTGGAGTCCGAGGCGATGTGCCCCCACCGGCTCGTGCTGGAGCACGTCACCAGCCGCTGGGGCGTCCTCGTGCTGATCGAGCTGCTGGAGCGGCCGTACCGCTTCAGCGAGCTGCGCCGGGCCATCAGCCGGTGGGGCGGCCGGGGCGTCAGCGAGAAGATGCTCACCCAGACCCTCCAGACCCTGGAGCGCGACGGCCTGGTGCACCGCGACGCCAAGCCGGTCATCCCGCCCCGCGTCGACTACTCGCTCACCGGCCTCGGCCGAGAGGCGGCTCAGCAGGTGCGCTCGCTGGCCCGGTGGACGCACGAGCGCCTGGCCCAGGTGGAACAGGCCAGGCAGGCGTACGACGAGGCCCGGGAAGCGACGCCCCGGGCCTCGTAG
- a CDS encoding flavodoxin family protein, with protein MSRRFLFVLGSARLDGNTELLAREAAEQLPADVEQRWIRLAAHPLPDFEDLRHDSDRVRPSSDTASGLLLDETLAATDLVIASPLYWYSVSSLTKRYLDHWSGWLRTPGLDFRAGMAGHTLWGVAALADREPSVADPLVGTLNNSAAYLGMRFGGVLLGNGSAPGDVARDTEALARAKTFFAREAPLARFPHQDA; from the coding sequence ATGAGCCGCCGCTTCCTGTTCGTCCTGGGCAGCGCCCGCCTCGACGGCAACACCGAACTGCTGGCCCGCGAGGCCGCCGAACAACTGCCCGCGGACGTCGAACAGCGCTGGATCCGCCTCGCCGCCCATCCGCTGCCCGACTTCGAGGACCTGCGGCACGACAGCGACCGCGTGCGCCCGTCCTCGGACACCGCCTCCGGTCTGCTGCTGGACGAGACGCTCGCGGCGACCGACCTGGTGATCGCCTCGCCGCTGTACTGGTACTCGGTGTCCAGCCTCACCAAGCGCTACCTCGACCACTGGTCGGGCTGGCTGCGCACCCCGGGCCTGGACTTCCGGGCCGGGATGGCCGGGCACACCCTGTGGGGCGTCGCCGCGCTCGCGGACCGGGAGCCCTCGGTCGCCGACCCGCTGGTGGGCACGCTCAACAACTCCGCCGCCTACCTGGGGATGCGCTTCGGCGGGGTGCTGCTGGGCAACGGCAGCGCACCCGGGGACGTCGCCAGGGACACCGAGGCGCTGGCCCGCGCCAAGACCTTCTTCGCCCGCGAGGCACCGCTCGCCCGCTTCCCCCACCAGGACGCCTGA
- a CDS encoding VOC family protein, giving the protein MPTQTPEPLHWKLVVDAADPHAQADFWAAALRYETEDNSALVERLLSLGALPEAATVDHHGRPAFRDLIAVRHPDDPVDPDSGTGLGRRLLFQRVPEAKTVKNRLHLDLHPRAGRRADEVARLESLGARVLREVKEAGGEWVLMTDPEGNEFCVH; this is encoded by the coding sequence ATGCCGACGCAGACACCTGAACCGCTGCACTGGAAGCTCGTCGTCGACGCCGCCGACCCGCACGCGCAGGCCGACTTCTGGGCCGCCGCGCTGCGCTACGAGACCGAGGACAACAGCGCGCTCGTCGAGCGGCTGCTGTCGCTCGGCGCGCTGCCCGAAGCGGCCACCGTCGACCACCACGGCCGTCCCGCCTTCCGGGACTTGATCGCGGTACGTCACCCCGACGACCCGGTCGACCCGGACTCGGGGACCGGGCTGGGGCGGCGGCTGCTCTTCCAGCGCGTCCCGGAGGCGAAGACCGTCAAGAACCGGCTCCACCTCGACCTGCACCCGCGCGCCGGCCGGCGCGCGGACGAGGTGGCCCGGCTGGAGTCGCTCGGCGCCCGCGTCCTGCGCGAGGTGAAGGAGGCGGGCGGCGAGTGGGTGCTGATGACCGACCCGGAGGGCAACGAGTTCTGCGTCCACTGA
- a CDS encoding SDR family oxidoreductase, whose amino-acid sequence MSIVVTGATGHLGRLVVEQLLEKVPAERITAVVRDEAKAAGLAARGVRLAVADYNRPETFDGLFAAGDKVLLISGNEFDKGRVGQHRVVIDAARAAGVALLAYTSAPGSLKAALADDHRATEEALLASGLPYSLLRNGWYHENYTENLGPVLEHDAVVAAAGEGRVSSASRADYAAAAVAVLTGEGHENTTYELGGDEAWSFAEYAAELSRQTGREIAYNAVTVEALKGILAGAGLPEPLVEIFAGVDVSIGKGELVVTTGDLSRLAGRPTTPLAEAVATALKG is encoded by the coding sequence ATGAGCATCGTCGTCACCGGAGCCACCGGACACCTCGGCCGTCTCGTCGTGGAGCAGCTGCTGGAGAAGGTCCCGGCGGAGCGGATCACCGCCGTCGTGCGCGACGAGGCGAAGGCCGCCGGGCTCGCGGCCCGCGGTGTCCGTCTGGCCGTCGCCGACTACAACCGGCCCGAGACCTTCGACGGCCTGTTCGCGGCCGGCGACAAGGTCCTGCTGATCTCCGGCAACGAGTTCGACAAGGGCCGGGTGGGCCAGCACCGGGTCGTCATCGACGCCGCACGCGCGGCGGGCGTGGCCCTGCTGGCCTACACGAGCGCGCCCGGCAGCCTCAAGGCCGCGCTCGCCGACGACCACCGGGCCACCGAGGAGGCGCTGCTCGCCTCCGGCCTGCCCTACAGCCTGCTGCGCAACGGCTGGTACCACGAGAACTACACCGAGAACCTGGGCCCGGTGCTGGAGCACGACGCCGTCGTCGCCGCGGCCGGCGAGGGCCGGGTCTCCTCGGCCTCGCGCGCCGACTACGCCGCCGCGGCGGTCGCCGTGCTGACCGGCGAGGGGCACGAGAACACGACGTACGAGCTGGGCGGCGACGAGGCGTGGAGCTTCGCCGAGTACGCGGCCGAGCTGAGCCGGCAGACCGGCCGGGAGATCGCCTACAACGCCGTCACCGTGGAGGCGCTGAAGGGCATCCTGGCGGGCGCCGGACTGCCGGAGCCGCTCGTCGAGATCTTCGCCGGGGTCGACGTGTCGATCGGCAAGGGCGAACTGGTCGTCACCACCGGCGACCTGTCCCGCCTGGCCGGCCGTCCGACCACCCCGCTCGCGGAGGCGGTCGCCACCGCGCTCAAGGGCTGA
- a CDS encoding 2-oxoacid:acceptor oxidoreductase subunit alpha has protein sequence MTSQVSSPAEQADAAVVGEQRKPGGAKDVRRLDRVIIRFAGDSGDGMQLTGDRFTSETASFGNDLSTLPNFPAEIRAPAGTLPGVSSFQLHFADHDILTPGDAPNVLVAMNPAALKANIGDVPRGAEIIVNTDEFGKRALQKVGYAASPLEDGSLDGYNLHPVPLTTLTVEALKEFDLSRKEAERSKNMFALGLLSWMYHRPTENTEKFLRSKFAKKPEIAAANIAAFRAGWNFGETTEDFAVSYEVAPATKAFPVGTYRNISGNLALAYGLVAASQQADLPLFLGSYPITPASDILHELSKHKNFGVRTFQAEDEIAGIGAALGAAFGGSLAVTTTSGPGVALKSETIGLAVSLELPLLVVDIQRGGPSTGLPTKTEQADLLQAMFGRNGEAPVPVVAPMTPADCFDAALEAARIALTYRTPVFLLSDGYLANGSEPWRIPDLEELPDLRVQFASGPNHTLEDGTEVFWPYKRDPQTLARPWAVPGTPGLEHRIGGIEKQDGTGNISYDPANHDFMVRVRQAKIDGIEVPDLEVDDPHEARTLVLGWGSTYGPITAAVRRLRAAGESIAQAHLRHLNPFPRNLGAVLGRYDKVVIPEMNLGQLATLIRAKYLVDAHSYNQVNGMPFKAEQLAAALKEAIDD, from the coding sequence GTGACCAGCCAGGTCAGCAGCCCAGCGGAGCAGGCCGACGCCGCCGTCGTGGGAGAGCAGCGCAAACCGGGCGGAGCGAAGGACGTGCGGCGCCTGGACCGGGTGATCATCCGGTTCGCGGGGGACTCGGGTGACGGCATGCAGCTCACCGGTGACCGGTTCACCTCGGAGACCGCGTCCTTCGGCAACGACCTCTCCACGCTCCCCAACTTCCCCGCCGAGATCCGTGCCCCCGCCGGCACCCTGCCCGGTGTCTCCTCGTTCCAGCTCCACTTCGCCGACCACGACATCCTGACCCCGGGCGACGCGCCGAACGTGCTGGTCGCGATGAACCCGGCCGCCCTGAAGGCCAACATCGGCGACGTGCCGCGCGGCGCCGAGATCATCGTGAACACCGACGAGTTCGGCAAGCGCGCCCTGCAGAAGGTCGGCTACGCCGCCTCCCCGCTGGAGGACGGCTCGCTGGACGGCTACAACCTGCACCCGGTGCCGCTGACCACGCTCACCGTGGAGGCGCTCAAGGAGTTCGACCTCTCCCGCAAGGAGGCCGAGCGCAGCAAGAACATGTTCGCCCTGGGCCTGCTGAGCTGGATGTACCACCGGCCCACCGAGAACACCGAGAAGTTCCTGCGCAGCAAGTTCGCCAAGAAGCCCGAGATCGCCGCGGCCAACATCGCCGCGTTCCGCGCGGGCTGGAACTTCGGCGAGACGACGGAGGACTTCGCCGTCTCCTACGAGGTCGCCCCGGCCACGAAGGCGTTCCCGGTCGGCACCTACCGGAACATCTCCGGGAACCTGGCCCTGGCCTACGGCCTGGTCGCCGCGTCCCAGCAGGCGGACCTGCCGCTGTTCCTCGGCTCCTACCCGATCACCCCGGCCTCCGACATCCTGCACGAGCTGTCCAAGCACAAGAACTTCGGCGTGCGCACCTTCCAGGCCGAGGACGAGATCGCCGGCATCGGCGCCGCGCTGGGCGCCGCCTTCGGCGGTTCGCTGGCGGTGACGACCACGTCCGGCCCGGGTGTGGCGCTCAAGAGCGAGACGATCGGTCTGGCGGTCTCGCTGGAGCTGCCGCTGCTGGTGGTCGACATCCAGCGCGGCGGCCCCTCGACGGGGCTGCCCACCAAGACCGAGCAGGCGGACCTGCTCCAGGCGATGTTCGGCCGCAACGGTGAGGCGCCGGTCCCGGTCGTCGCCCCGATGACGCCGGCGGACTGCTTCGACGCGGCGCTGGAGGCGGCCAGGATCGCGCTGACCTACCGCACCCCGGTGTTCCTGCTCTCCGACGGCTATCTGGCCAACGGCTCCGAGCCGTGGCGGATCCCGGACCTGGAGGAGCTGCCGGACCTGAGGGTGCAGTTCGCCTCGGGCCCGAACCACACGCTGGAGGACGGCACCGAGGTCTTCTGGCCGTACAAGCGGGACCCGCAGACCCTCGCGCGGCCGTGGGCGGTCCCGGGCACTCCGGGCCTGGAGCACCGCATCGGCGGCATCGAGAAGCAGGACGGCACGGGCAACATCTCCTACGACCCGGCCAACCACGACTTCATGGTCCGCGTCCGCCAGGCCAAGATCGACGGCATCGAGGTCCCGGACCTGGAGGTCGACGACCCGCACGAGGCGCGCACGCTGGTCCTCGGCTGGGGTTCGACGTACGGCCCGATCACGGCGGCGGTACGGCGGCTGCGCGCGGCCGGCGAGTCGATCGCGCAGGCGCACCTGCGGCACCTCAACCCCTTCCCGCGCAACCTGGGCGCGGTGCTGGGGCGCTACGACAAGGTCGTGATCCCCGAGATGAACCTCGGGCAGCTGGCCACCCTGATCCGGGCGAAGTACCTGGTCGACGCCCACTCGTACAACCAGGTCAACGGCATGCCGTTCAAGGCGGAACAGCTCGCCGCCGCGCTGAAGGAGGCCATCGATGACTGA
- a CDS encoding 2-oxoacid:ferredoxin oxidoreductase subunit beta yields MTDATNGLLQLVPKAEAKQSMRDFKSDQEVRWCPGCGDYAILAAVQGFMPELGLAKENIVFVSGIGCSSRFPYYMNTYGMHSIHGRAPAIATGLATSRRDLSVWVVTGDGDALSIGGNHLIHALRRNVNLKILLFNNRIYGLTKGQYSPTSEVGKVTKSTPMGSLDAPFNPVSLAIGAEASFVARTIDSDRKHLTEVLRAAADHPGTALIEIYQNCNIFNDGAFDALKDKQRAEEALIRLEHGQPIRFGTDGGRGVVRDRRTGDLTVVTVTPENEADILVHDAGAASPTTAFALSRLADPDTLHHTPIGVFRSVERPVYDTAMSDQLDAAIEQRGKGDLGALLAGGDTWTVVG; encoded by the coding sequence ATGACTGACGCCACCAACGGGCTGCTGCAGCTGGTCCCGAAGGCCGAGGCCAAGCAGTCGATGCGGGACTTCAAGTCGGACCAGGAGGTGCGCTGGTGCCCGGGCTGCGGTGACTACGCGATCCTGGCGGCGGTGCAGGGCTTCATGCCGGAGCTGGGGCTGGCGAAGGAGAACATCGTCTTCGTCTCCGGGATCGGCTGTTCCTCCCGGTTCCCGTACTACATGAACACCTACGGGATGCACTCCATCCACGGCCGTGCCCCGGCCATCGCCACCGGTCTCGCGACCTCGCGCCGCGACCTGAGCGTGTGGGTGGTCACCGGTGACGGCGACGCGCTGTCCATCGGCGGCAACCACCTGATCCACGCCCTGCGCCGGAACGTGAACCTGAAGATCCTGCTGTTCAACAACCGGATCTACGGCCTGACCAAGGGGCAGTACAGCCCCACCTCGGAGGTCGGCAAGGTCACCAAGTCGACGCCCATGGGCTCGCTGGACGCGCCGTTCAACCCGGTGTCGCTGGCGATCGGCGCGGAGGCGTCCTTCGTCGCGCGCACGATCGACTCCGACCGCAAGCACCTGACCGAGGTGCTGCGGGCGGCCGCCGACCACCCGGGCACGGCCCTGATCGAGATCTACCAGAACTGCAACATCTTCAACGACGGTGCCTTCGACGCGCTGAAGGACAAGCAGCGGGCCGAGGAGGCGCTGATCCGCCTGGAGCACGGGCAGCCGATCCGGTTCGGGACCGACGGCGGCCGCGGTGTGGTGCGGGACCGGCGGACCGGCGATCTGACGGTGGTGACGGTGACCCCGGAGAACGAGGCGGACATCCTGGTGCACGACGCCGGCGCGGCGTCCCCCACCACCGCCTTCGCGCTCTCCCGGCTGGCCGATCCGGACACGCTGCACCACACCCCGATCGGCGTGTTCCGGTCCGTGGAGCGGCCGGTCTACGACACCGCGATGTCCGACCAGCTCGACGCGGCCATCGAGCAGCGCGGCAAGGGCGACCTCGGGGCGCTGCTGGCCGGCGGCGACACCTGGACGGTCGTCGGCTGA
- a CDS encoding ABC transporter permease: MSRAEALRGVAAQDGAAPAVRRPRPLWTFGLLRSELVTTLRRWRTLALLGVLAAVPVLVGIAVKLETRGGSSAGPDGGGGPAFLAQITNNGLFLVFTALAATLPFFLPMAVGVVAGDAIAGEAGGGTLRYLLVAPAGRTRLLLTKYTTVMAFCVLATLVVAVSALAAGALLFPLGDLTTISGTQISFAEGLGRALLIALVVAASLVGVAALGLFVSTLTNSGIAAMATTVGLLITVQILDQIPQLHAVQPYLFPHYWLSFADLMRDPVYWDGLVRNLGLQVLYAAVFGSAAWARFTTKDISV, from the coding sequence ATGTCGCGGGCTGAGGCCCTGCGGGGCGTGGCGGCACAGGACGGCGCGGCGCCGGCCGTGCGTCGGCCCCGCCCCCTGTGGACCTTCGGGCTGCTGCGCAGCGAGCTGGTCACCACGCTCCGGCGCTGGCGCACGCTCGCGCTGCTCGGGGTGCTGGCGGCGGTGCCGGTGCTGGTCGGGATCGCGGTGAAGCTGGAGACGCGCGGCGGCTCGTCGGCCGGTCCGGACGGCGGCGGGGGACCGGCGTTCCTCGCGCAGATCACCAACAACGGCCTCTTCCTGGTGTTCACGGCGCTGGCCGCGACCCTGCCGTTCTTCCTGCCCATGGCGGTCGGCGTGGTCGCGGGCGACGCGATCGCGGGCGAGGCGGGCGGCGGCACCCTGCGCTATCTGCTCGTCGCCCCGGCGGGCCGTACCCGGCTGCTGCTCACCAAGTACACGACGGTCATGGCCTTCTGCGTCCTGGCCACCCTGGTCGTGGCCGTCTCCGCGCTGGCCGCCGGGGCGCTGCTGTTCCCGCTCGGCGACCTCACGACCATCTCCGGCACGCAGATCTCCTTCGCCGAGGGCCTCGGCCGGGCGCTGCTGATCGCCCTCGTGGTCGCCGCCTCGCTGGTGGGCGTGGCCGCCCTCGGCCTGTTCGTGTCGACCCTGACCAACAGCGGCATCGCGGCGATGGCGACGACCGTCGGACTGCTCATCACGGTCCAGATCCTGGACCAGATCCCCCAGTTGCACGCCGTGCAGCCGTACCTCTTCCCGCACTACTGGCTGTCCTTCGCCGACCTGATGCGCGACCCCGTCTACTGGGACGGCCTGGTGCGCAACCTCGGCCTCCAGGTGCTGTACGCGGCCGTGTTCGGCTCGGCGGCCTGGGCGCGGTTCACGACGAAGGACATCAGCGTCTAG
- a CDS encoding response regulator transcription factor, whose amino-acid sequence MRVVIAEDSVLLREGLTRLLTDRGHDVVAGVGDAEALVKTIADLDAQGALPDVVVADVRMPPTHTDEGVRAAVRLRKEHPGLGVLVLSQYVEERYATELLAGSSRGVGYLLKDRVAEVREFVDAVVRVAEGGTALDPEVVAQLLGRSRKQDVLAGLTPREREVLGLMAEGRTNSAIARQLVVSDGAVEKHVSNIFLKLGLSPSDGDHRRVLAVLTYLNS is encoded by the coding sequence GTGCGGGTGGTCATCGCCGAGGACTCGGTGCTGCTCAGGGAGGGCCTGACCCGGCTGCTGACCGACCGCGGGCATGACGTCGTGGCCGGCGTCGGGGACGCGGAGGCGCTGGTCAAGACCATCGCCGACCTGGACGCGCAGGGCGCGCTGCCGGACGTGGTGGTGGCGGACGTGCGGATGCCGCCGACGCACACCGACGAGGGGGTGCGGGCCGCCGTACGGCTGCGCAAGGAGCACCCGGGACTCGGCGTGCTGGTGCTGTCACAGTACGTCGAGGAGCGCTACGCCACCGAACTGCTGGCCGGTTCCAGCCGGGGCGTGGGCTACCTGCTGAAGGACCGGGTCGCCGAGGTGCGCGAGTTCGTCGACGCGGTGGTGCGGGTGGCGGAGGGCGGTACGGCGCTGGACCCCGAGGTGGTCGCGCAGCTGCTCGGCCGCAGCCGCAAGCAGGACGTGCTGGCGGGGCTCACTCCGCGTGAGCGCGAGGTGCTGGGGCTGATGGCGGAGGGACGGACGAACTCGGCCATCGCGCGGCAGCTCGTGGTCAGCGACGGGGCGGTGGAGAAGCACGTCAGCAACATCTTCCTGAAACTCGGGCTGTCCCCGAGCGACGGCGACCACCGGCGTGTTCTGGCCGTACTGACCTACCTGAACTCGTAA